In a single window of the Candidatus Wallbacteria bacterium genome:
- the nadD gene encoding nicotinate (nicotinamide) nucleotide adenylyltransferase, with protein MKIGVLGGSFDPVHRGHLLLARKAQKKLALDRILFIPAYQNPLKSTLPADIRHRFVMLALALRKEDTFFLSDFELQHPGKSYTYDTLVHLHKIFPGGKFYLLAGTDNLSQFKRWHRFQELEKLCQIVLISRGKRSAEQYPVLPFSCPVSSTQIRKKLKNGEPVTRMVPAETLKYIKKNGLYI; from the coding sequence ATGAAAATTGGCGTGCTGGGAGGCAGTTTTGACCCTGTCCACAGGGGTCATTTGCTGCTGGCCAGAAAAGCCCAAAAAAAACTGGCTCTTGATCGTATTCTTTTCATTCCTGCCTATCAGAATCCGCTGAAATCGACTCTTCCTGCTGATATCCGGCATAGATTTGTGATGCTGGCACTTGCATTGAGAAAAGAAGACACTTTTTTTCTGTCCGATTTCGAGCTTCAGCATCCTGGAAAAAGCTATACCTATGACACGCTCGTGCATCTCCACAAAATCTTCCCGGGAGGGAAGTTTTACCTGCTGGCTGGCACTGACAATCTTTCACAGTTCAAGCGCTGGCATCGTTTTCAGGAGCTCGAAAAACTGTGCCAGATCGTGCTGATCTCCAGAGGGAAACGCTCTGCAGAACAATATCCTGTGCTCCCTTTTTCCTGTCCTGTTTCCTCTACACAGATCAGGAAAAAATTAAAAAACGGTGAACCTGTAACAAGAATGGTCCCCGCAGAAACCCTGAAGTACATTAAAAAAAATGGTTTGTATATATAA
- the rpmA gene encoding 50S ribosomal protein L27, whose translation MAHKKGVGSSGNGRDSHPKYLGPKRFAGQLVTAGSILVRQKGTNFFAGTNVGCGGDYTLFAKIDGIVKYQAKRDGRRYVHVLPKDA comes from the coding sequence ATGGCTCATAAGAAAGGCGTCGGCAGTTCAGGCAACGGTCGCGACAGCCATCCAAAGTATTTAGGACCCAAGCGTTTTGCCGGACAGCTTGTTACAGCCGGTTCCATCCTGGTCAGACAGAAGGGCACCAATTTCTTCGCAGGCACCAATGTAGGATGCGGCGGAGACTACACCCTGTTCGCCAAGATTGATGGAATCGTCAAGTACCAGGCCAAACGGGACGGCAGGCGCTATGTCCATGTGCTCCCCAAGGATGCATAA
- a CDS encoding ribosomal-processing cysteine protease Prp, translating into MKTERENHLVLVKGHAGFAGKGLDIVCSAVSALVFTYLNSLRELLSLEPVVVEGKKNNSLSITMPQADLSEAERLKADLLFDSLILGLREIGRNYGDYLRIIEGGSNGS; encoded by the coding sequence GTGAAAACCGAGCGGGAAAACCATCTAGTGCTTGTAAAAGGACATGCCGGGTTTGCCGGCAAGGGTTTGGATATAGTCTGTTCAGCGGTTTCAGCGCTGGTGTTCACATACCTGAACAGCCTGCGGGAACTGTTGAGCCTGGAACCTGTCGTGGTCGAGGGGAAGAAAAACAACTCCCTGTCAATCACAATGCCTCAGGCGGATTTATCTGAAGCGGAAAGATTGAAAGCCGACCTTCTCTTTGACAGCCTGATACTGGGTTTAAGGGAGATCGGCAGGAATTACGGAGATTATCTCAGGATAATAGAAGGAGGATCAAATGGCTCATAA
- the rplU gene encoding 50S ribosomal protein L21 — MYAIVECGNKQYKVEEGKWFDVDLQPYEAEEKIELDRVLMVNRDGKLEFGTPYLEKTKVVGKIVKNFKDRKVTSFKYRRRKDSHVKRGFRHSLSRIMVEKIIA; from the coding sequence ATGTACGCTATAGTAGAGTGTGGAAACAAGCAGTACAAGGTCGAGGAAGGCAAGTGGTTCGACGTTGACCTGCAGCCTTACGAAGCGGAAGAGAAGATCGAGCTCGACCGCGTCCTGATGGTCAACAGGGACGGCAAGCTGGAGTTCGGCACACCATACCTTGAAAAAACCAAGGTTGTGGGAAAAATCGTGAAGAACTTCAAGGACAGGAAGGTCACTTCCTTCAAGTACCGCCGCAGAAAGGACTCCCATGTGAAAAGGGGATTCCGCCACAGCCTGAGCAGAATCATGGTGGAGAAAATCATCGCCTGA
- a CDS encoding HEAT repeat domain-containing protein has protein sequence MAAEQTELNSKNPQAQRNALKDLIKNGDIASIRDLEKFTCERTSSELYYLARKGIEILKDKFRIEPSSLDHGKGNLDRNSIVNLLVSDDPWKRIKAIQNLTINDRKEYLPDLRERLKNEKNNYVIATIVKGLGLLGGMNEIPSLKDFLRHNDSRIRANTVEALSAMNTVKIYPLIIPLLKDESPRVKINVAKALVDYKEMDILTTIKSMLCSNETWQLESVLYFLSQTKIADDEIRFCLIELLRKAKTESLRKRINDTLRELSVKNLNTISAMIKDAQVDELKILEKKVTEKHLIDRAQELSEKVPELPKTEHEKLIQQAKNGDFHQKRQALVDMLNFPRKEYTRVLLEIAKTDHPVLRYFALKGLARIQK, from the coding sequence ATGGCAGCGGAACAAACTGAACTCAATTCGAAAAACCCCCAGGCGCAGAGAAATGCACTCAAGGATCTGATTAAAAACGGCGACATCGCCTCGATCAGGGATCTGGAAAAATTCACCTGCGAAAGAACTTCCAGCGAATTATACTATCTGGCCCGCAAAGGCATTGAAATTCTCAAGGATAAATTCCGGATCGAGCCATCCAGTCTGGACCATGGGAAGGGAAACCTGGATCGGAATTCCATCGTCAATCTGCTTGTTTCCGATGATCCCTGGAAAAGGATCAAGGCAATCCAGAATCTCACAATCAATGACAGGAAAGAATACCTCCCTGATCTGAGAGAACGGCTGAAAAATGAAAAAAACAACTATGTGATCGCCACCATCGTCAAAGGGCTGGGACTGCTGGGCGGAATGAATGAAATTCCGTCCCTGAAAGATTTCCTGCGTCATAATGATTCCCGGATCCGCGCCAATACCGTGGAAGCTCTTTCGGCCATGAACACTGTGAAAATCTATCCGCTGATCATACCCCTGCTCAAGGATGAAAGCCCCAGGGTCAAGATCAACGTGGCCAAAGCGCTTGTAGATTATAAAGAAATGGATATACTAACCACCATCAAGTCCATGCTGTGTTCGAACGAAACCTGGCAGCTGGAAAGCGTGCTCTATTTTCTCTCCCAGACCAAAATCGCAGACGATGAAATCCGCTTCTGCCTGATCGAGCTCCTGCGCAAGGCCAAGACCGAGAGCCTGCGCAAACGGATCAACGATACCCTGCGTGAACTGTCGGTAAAAAATCTGAATACCATTTCAGCCATGATCAAGGATGCCCAGGTGGATGAACTGAAAATCCTGGAAAAAAAGGTGACTGAAAAGCACCTGATCGACAGGGCGCAGGAATTGTCTGAGAAAGTGCCTGAACTTCCTAAGACTGAACATGAGAAGCTGATCCAGCAGGCGAAAAACGGGGATTTTCACCAGAAGCGCCAGGCCCTGGTGGATATGCTGAATTTCCCGAGGAAAGAATATACGCGTGTGCTTTTAGAAATCGCAAAGACCGATCACCCTGTGCTCAGATACTTCGCGCTCAAGGGCCTTGCCAGAATTCAAAAGTAA
- a CDS encoding septum formation initiator family protein gives MIMKFKDFSLTPGKSPQESRKIRIVLTQKIIVLFGIIFILAVCILFKNRFDEIKANQAMVQKKIEENQVLREKIIELEKKIAEIKTDEGVERLAREKLKLIKKGEKVIRIVDQKEKVPDGSGTN, from the coding sequence ATGATTATGAAATTCAAGGATTTTTCCCTGACGCCAGGAAAATCTCCCCAGGAATCCAGAAAAATCCGGATCGTGCTCACACAGAAAATCATAGTGCTTTTCGGCATAATTTTTATCCTGGCCGTCTGCATCCTGTTCAAAAACAGATTCGATGAAATCAAGGCCAATCAAGCCATGGTCCAGAAAAAAATCGAGGAAAATCAGGTTCTGCGCGAAAAAATAATTGAACTGGAGAAGAAAATTGCCGAAATTAAAACTGATGAGGGCGTGGAGAGACTGGCGAGGGAAAAGCTCAAACTCATCAAAAAAGGTGAAAAAGTGATCCGGATCGTGGATCAGAAGGAAAAGGTACCTGATGGCAGCGGAACAAACTGA
- the gyrA gene encoding DNA gyrase subunit A: MDELKNTHIIPVQIEEEIKSAYIDYAMSVIVSRALPDVRDGLKPVQRRILFAMNENGMQPGKAYRKSARVVGDVLGKYHPHGDSSVYEAMVRMAQEFSLRYPLVDGHGNFGSLDGDSAAAMRYTEVRMDKLAMEMLCDIEKETVNFRPNFDESEQEPVVLPARIPNLLINGAAGIAVGMATNIPPHNLHEVCQATLHLLKNGFEKTEVIDLLKYIKGPDFPTGAAILVNRSIEDVYRTGRGSVTIRSRIELEDSKKRNLVVIKDVPYQCNKSTLVEKIVELIKLKKLEGVTDLRDESNREGVRIVLEVRKEENTDVIINRLYKNTPLQTNFNFNLVALVDNVPQLLNLKSLLVNYIGHRREVITRRTKFELSKAEKRLHIVEGLVKALDHIDAIIALIKASETAEIAREKLSKKFGFSELQSQAILDMRLQRLTGLEREKLVSEYQELLKMIERFKAILADAKLVDEIIVQDLEEIDSKYGDKRKTEVVRMEMSEASFEEEDLIKDEPMVITVTRDDYIKRQALEIYRTQNRGGKGVTGGKMKDEDSIRDIFVANTKDYLLYFSNRGKLRAMKVYQLEEASRIARGKAIVNYLNLEKDERIATLIPAKNFTDPFFILMITKKGKVKKTPLSAFVNLRRHGVAAISLQDTDELVSVNLTSGQNEVIVVTRNGQSIRFNEKDVRSMGRQAAGVRAIRLKGDDEVVNADIVKNESASLLVATVKGCGKRTLISEYRAQGRGGSGIKTIRITPKTGRVVSLCEVTDGDELILITMQGMIVRCKAGDISLIGRTTQGVRLIRLNPQDELVAVEKISADESITTSTLEKDDEPDIGDSE; the protein is encoded by the coding sequence ATGGACGAGCTGAAAAACACCCACATTATTCCAGTCCAGATTGAAGAGGAAATCAAGTCCGCCTATATCGACTACGCGATGAGCGTAATCGTCTCCCGTGCCCTGCCCGATGTCAGGGACGGTCTTAAACCGGTCCAGAGAAGAATCCTTTTTGCCATGAACGAAAACGGGATGCAGCCAGGCAAAGCCTATCGCAAATCCGCCAGGGTCGTCGGCGACGTGCTCGGTAAATATCATCCACATGGCGACAGCTCGGTTTACGAGGCAATGGTGCGCATGGCTCAGGAATTTTCCCTCCGCTACCCGCTGGTGGACGGGCACGGTAACTTTGGATCGCTGGATGGGGACTCCGCAGCTGCGATGCGTTACACAGAAGTCAGGATGGACAAGCTGGCGATGGAAATGCTTTGCGACATCGAAAAGGAAACCGTCAATTTCCGTCCTAATTTTGATGAGTCCGAACAGGAACCTGTAGTACTGCCGGCCAGGATCCCCAACCTCCTGATCAACGGAGCTGCCGGAATCGCTGTCGGCATGGCTACCAACATTCCTCCGCACAACCTGCATGAGGTCTGCCAGGCTACTCTGCACCTGCTTAAAAACGGATTCGAAAAGACTGAAGTGATCGATCTTTTAAAATACATCAAGGGTCCTGATTTTCCCACAGGCGCTGCAATCCTTGTCAACCGCAGCATTGAAGATGTCTACCGCACTGGGCGTGGAAGCGTCACCATCCGTTCCAGAATCGAACTGGAAGACAGTAAAAAGCGCAATCTGGTGGTAATCAAGGATGTTCCATATCAGTGCAACAAATCCACCCTGGTGGAAAAGATTGTTGAACTGATCAAGCTCAAGAAACTCGAAGGTGTGACTGATCTGCGCGACGAATCCAACCGGGAAGGAGTGCGGATCGTACTTGAAGTCAGAAAAGAAGAAAATACGGATGTGATCATAAACAGGTTGTACAAGAACACTCCTCTGCAGACCAACTTCAATTTCAACCTGGTCGCACTGGTGGACAATGTACCACAGCTCCTTAATCTGAAATCTCTTCTGGTCAATTACATCGGCCACAGGCGGGAAGTGATCACACGCAGGACAAAATTCGAGCTCAGCAAGGCCGAAAAACGTCTGCACATAGTGGAAGGCCTGGTCAAGGCTCTGGACCACATCGATGCCATCATCGCGCTGATCAAAGCTTCAGAGACCGCTGAAATAGCCCGTGAAAAGCTTTCGAAGAAATTCGGATTCTCGGAGCTCCAGTCTCAGGCCATCCTTGACATGCGCCTGCAGAGGCTGACTGGACTTGAGCGTGAAAAACTGGTGAGTGAATATCAGGAACTGCTCAAGATGATCGAACGATTCAAAGCGATTCTGGCAGATGCTAAACTGGTCGACGAAATCATAGTCCAGGATCTGGAAGAAATCGATTCCAAATATGGAGACAAGCGTAAGACGGAAGTTGTGCGGATGGAAATGTCCGAAGCCTCGTTCGAAGAAGAAGACCTGATCAAGGACGAGCCAATGGTGATCACTGTGACCCGGGACGACTATATCAAGCGCCAGGCCCTGGAAATTTACCGCACCCAGAACAGGGGGGGCAAAGGTGTGACAGGCGGCAAAATGAAGGATGAGGACTCAATCAGGGACATTTTCGTTGCCAACACCAAGGATTATCTGCTGTACTTTTCCAACCGTGGAAAACTCAGGGCAATGAAAGTATACCAGCTCGAGGAAGCCAGCAGAATCGCAAGAGGCAAGGCTATCGTTAATTATCTCAATCTGGAGAAAGACGAGCGGATCGCCACCCTCATCCCGGCAAAAAATTTCACAGATCCCTTTTTCATACTGATGATCACTAAGAAGGGCAAGGTCAAGAAAACCCCGCTCTCCGCCTTCGTCAATCTGCGCCGCCATGGTGTGGCTGCCATCTCTCTTCAGGATACGGATGAACTTGTCAGCGTCAATCTGACCAGCGGACAGAACGAAGTGATCGTGGTCACCCGCAACGGACAATCCATCCGTTTCAATGAAAAGGATGTCAGGTCCATGGGACGTCAGGCAGCCGGAGTCAGGGCGATCAGACTGAAAGGTGACGATGAAGTGGTCAACGCCGACATCGTCAAAAATGAAAGCGCCAGCCTGCTTGTTGCCACCGTGAAGGGCTGCGGCAAGCGCACACTGATCAGTGAATACAGAGCTCAAGGCCGAGGCGGCTCAGGCATCAAGACCATCCGCATCACTCCAAAGACAGGACGCGTTGTTTCCCTCTGCGAAGTCACTGATGGGGATGAACTGATTCTGATCACTATGCAGGGTATGATCGTGCGCTGCAAGGCAGGGGACATCTCCCTGATCGGACGGACTACACAGGGTGTGCGCCTGATCAGGCTCAATCCTCAGGACGAACTGGTGGCTGTCGAGAAAATCTCAGCTGACGAAAGCATCACCACCAGTACTCTGGAAAAGGACGACGAACCAGATATCGGCGATTCCGAGTGA
- the gyrB gene encoding DNA topoisomerase (ATP-hydrolyzing) subunit B gives MNNSAFDYNANSIKILKGLEAVRKRPAMYIGNTHTEGLHHLVYEVVDNSIDEALAGYCTQIDVSINDDGSVSVTDNGRGIPVDIHPETGKSALEVVMTVLHAGGKFEKKEYEISAGLHGVGVSVVNALSELLEVEVYKNGNVYYQAYQQGIPIEDVKIIGKTDSKGTKVRFKPDPGVFEITNFSFDVLANRMREMAFLNKGVHINLVEDSTQKVYNFFYEGGIVSFVEFLNTTRKAIHPEIISFEKKINGIGVDVAFQYNDSYMENLFSFANTVNTHEGGTHLTGFKTAITRAITEYIKNAAHLKVDKELKIQGDDTREGLVAIISVKVPEPQFEGQTKGKLGNSEVKDIVADITFEKFAAFLEENPNSARAIVDKIMLATQAREAARKAREITRRKNALDSLSLPGKLADCSERRTELTELFYVGGDSAGGSAKQGRNRFFQAILPLRGKIINVEKQRIDRVLKNEEVQTLISAIGTNIKDEFKMDKLRYGKVVIMTDADVDGAHIRTLLLTFFYRYMPDLIRNGHVFIAQPPLYKVKSGKTETYVYSDDERDSLLQKMDLKDKSNCSLQRYKGLGEMNAEQLWDTTMDPEKRTILKVSMDHGFEADQMFSTLMGEEVEPRKAFIQEHAKKVKNLDI, from the coding sequence ATGAATAACTCAGCATTCGATTATAATGCGAACAGCATCAAAATCCTGAAAGGCCTGGAAGCGGTCCGGAAACGTCCGGCCATGTATATAGGCAACACTCATACAGAAGGATTGCATCATCTGGTTTATGAAGTGGTCGACAACAGCATCGACGAAGCACTGGCAGGGTACTGCACACAGATCGATGTTTCGATCAACGACGACGGAAGCGTGTCTGTAACAGACAATGGCCGTGGCATACCCGTCGACATCCATCCTGAAACTGGAAAGAGCGCGCTCGAAGTCGTGATGACCGTGCTGCATGCTGGCGGTAAATTCGAAAAAAAAGAATACGAGATCTCGGCTGGACTGCATGGAGTCGGTGTATCTGTGGTAAATGCGCTCTCCGAACTTCTGGAAGTCGAAGTGTACAAAAACGGCAATGTTTATTATCAGGCATACCAGCAGGGCATTCCAATCGAAGACGTCAAGATCATCGGCAAAACCGATTCCAAGGGTACAAAAGTCCGTTTCAAGCCGGACCCGGGAGTCTTTGAGATCACCAATTTCAGCTTTGATGTACTGGCCAACCGCATGCGGGAAATGGCTTTCCTCAACAAGGGGGTCCACATCAACCTGGTCGAGGACTCCACCCAGAAAGTTTACAATTTTTTCTATGAAGGAGGGATCGTTTCCTTTGTGGAATTCCTCAATACAACCAGAAAAGCGATTCATCCCGAAATCATCAGCTTCGAGAAGAAAATCAACGGGATCGGGGTAGATGTGGCGTTCCAGTATAACGACAGCTACATGGAAAATTTGTTTTCCTTCGCCAACACAGTCAACACCCACGAAGGCGGCACCCATCTCACAGGTTTCAAAACTGCCATCACCCGCGCCATTACCGAATACATCAAAAACGCAGCACATCTTAAAGTGGACAAGGAACTGAAAATTCAGGGCGACGACACACGTGAAGGACTGGTGGCGATCATCAGCGTCAAAGTTCCTGAACCCCAGTTTGAAGGCCAGACCAAGGGGAAACTTGGCAACAGCGAAGTCAAGGATATAGTGGCAGACATCACCTTCGAAAAATTCGCAGCATTTCTGGAAGAAAATCCGAATTCCGCAAGAGCCATTGTAGATAAAATCATGCTCGCCACCCAGGCCCGTGAGGCGGCCAGGAAAGCCAGGGAAATCACCAGGCGCAAGAATGCGCTGGACAGTCTCTCACTGCCTGGTAAGCTGGCCGACTGCTCGGAGCGGAGAACTGAGCTTACGGAACTGTTCTATGTGGGAGGCGATTCGGCAGGCGGTTCCGCCAAACAGGGCCGGAACCGATTTTTCCAGGCGATCCTGCCTCTGCGAGGTAAAATTATCAATGTGGAAAAGCAGCGTATCGACAGAGTCTTGAAAAACGAGGAAGTGCAGACTTTGATCTCAGCCATTGGCACCAACATCAAGGACGAATTCAAAATGGACAAACTCCGTTACGGCAAGGTTGTGATCATGACTGATGCCGACGTGGACGGTGCCCATATCAGAACCCTGCTTTTGACCTTTTTTTATCGATACATGCCGGATTTGATCAGGAACGGGCATGTTTTCATCGCCCAGCCTCCTCTTTACAAAGTGAAATCCGGTAAAACCGAAACTTATGTTTACAGCGACGATGAGCGGGATTCACTTTTGCAGAAGATGGACCTGAAAGACAAGAGCAACTGCTCCCTTCAGCGCTACAAAGGTCTGGGCGAAATGAACGCTGAACAGCTCTGGGACACCACCATGGATCCTGAAAAGAGAACTATCCTAAAGGTTTCCATGGACCACGGCTTTGAAGCAGATCAGATGTTTTCCACCCTGATGGGTGAAGAGGTTGAGCCGCGGAAGGCCTTCATCCAGGAACATGCGAAGAAAGTGAAGAACCTAGACATTTAG
- a CDS encoding DUF721 domain-containing protein, whose translation MQNISEMLAKTFKENRRLEGFFLAARITAVWQTIGATFQNDFRIVNFSEGVITLAGENNLYLYHLKQMKKNLIEAFNRELGAETVTDIHFKICRLNDSQAEQRDSWLEYQAGHPLTGEILDEINALLSDIESNELRKNFKSYLGNAWLYERYLNEK comes from the coding sequence ATGCAAAATATATCGGAGATGCTTGCTAAAACATTTAAAGAAAACAGGCGCCTGGAAGGCTTCTTCCTGGCGGCCAGAATCACGGCCGTCTGGCAGACGATCGGAGCCACCTTTCAGAATGATTTCCGCATCGTAAATTTCAGTGAGGGGGTAATTACCCTGGCCGGCGAGAATAATCTTTATCTTTACCATCTCAAGCAGATGAAAAAGAACCTGATCGAAGCCTTCAACAGGGAACTGGGTGCTGAAACTGTAACAGACATCCATTTCAAAATCTGCAGGCTGAATGACTCTCAGGCCGAGCAAAGAGATTCCTGGCTGGAATACCAGGCTGGGCATCCTTTAACAGGAGAAATCCTGGATGAAATCAACGCACTGCTCTCGGATATTGAAAGCAACGAATTGAGGAAGAATTTCAAGTCATATCTGGGCAATGCCTGGCTGTATGAGCGATACTTGAATGAAAAATAA
- a CDS encoding KTSC domain-containing protein, translating into MERKKVQSSQLKSVGYDNENKVLEVEMSDGSIVQYYDVPKREYENLLNAESHGKFFYRYVKEKYQHQQVI; encoded by the coding sequence ATGGAACGGAAAAAAGTACAGTCTTCGCAGCTTAAATCTGTCGGCTATGACAATGAGAACAAAGTCCTGGAAGTCGAAATGAGCGACGGCTCGATCGTCCAGTACTACGATGTTCCGAAACGGGAATACGAGAATCTTTTGAATGCAGAATCGCACGGTAAATTTTTTTACCGCTATGTTAAGGAAAAATATCAGCATCAGCAGGTAATTTGA
- a CDS encoding MBL fold metallo-hydrolase, which translates to MTRLVKTFTLGDISTNCYLLQIGDGNELIAVDPALADPILEFCSENDWKLLHILFTHGHYDHLTGAGELVEKTGASLVAGVHEQKWFTDPELNFSSFLSKPIVLDIDRFLEDGEEFAGLRVIHTPGHTPGGLSFAGSGFVISGDTLFAESIGRTDLPGGDYKALIRSIQKKLFTLPDLTLVYPGHGPQTKILHEKQHNPFLVGIKGDR; encoded by the coding sequence ATGACCAGGCTCGTCAAAACCTTCACACTGGGAGATATTTCCACTAACTGCTATCTGCTGCAGATCGGTGACGGCAACGAACTGATCGCCGTTGATCCTGCCCTGGCGGATCCGATCCTGGAATTCTGCTCTGAGAATGACTGGAAGCTCCTTCACATCCTCTTCACCCATGGACATTATGACCATCTAACCGGCGCCGGGGAGCTGGTTGAAAAGACCGGGGCATCCCTTGTGGCCGGAGTGCATGAACAGAAATGGTTTACAGATCCCGAGCTGAATTTTTCTTCTTTTCTGTCTAAACCGATCGTGCTGGATATCGACCGATTCCTCGAAGATGGAGAAGAATTTGCAGGTCTCAGAGTAATCCACACACCGGGACATACACCGGGTGGACTCAGTTTTGCAGGTTCCGGCTTCGTGATTTCAGGGGATACCCTGTTTGCCGAATCGATCGGTCGCACAGACCTGCCGGGTGGTGATTACAAAGCTCTGATCCGCAGCATACAGAAGAAGCTTTTCACTCTGCCAGATCTGACTCTGGTCTACCCTGGTCACGGCCCTCAAACCAAGATCCTGCATGAAAAACAACACAATCCATTTCTGGTGGGGATAAAAGGAGATCGGTAA
- the hpt gene encoding hypoxanthine phosphoribosyltransferase, whose translation MFQPDSIKVRISKEEISQRIKALASEINAYYGDQEILMVCILKGAFMFLADLIRELSMPLTVDFMVVSSYGDETETSGEVRVLKDLQKSIKNQHVLIVEDIVDTGLTLNHILKFLGTREPAELKVCTFLNKPVARKVDIRPDFWAFEVGQEFVVGYGLDYAQHYRQLPFIGVMTEG comes from the coding sequence ATGTTCCAACCTGATTCCATCAAAGTCAGGATTTCTAAGGAAGAAATCTCACAACGCATTAAAGCGCTGGCCTCAGAAATCAATGCTTACTATGGAGACCAGGAGATCCTGATGGTCTGCATACTCAAAGGCGCTTTCATGTTCCTCGCGGACCTGATCCGGGAATTAAGCATGCCGCTGACAGTTGACTTCATGGTGGTTTCAAGTTATGGAGATGAAACTGAGACCAGCGGGGAAGTCCGGGTGCTGAAAGATCTTCAAAAGAGCATTAAAAATCAGCATGTCTTGATCGTCGAAGACATCGTGGATACAGGATTGACCCTTAATCACATCCTTAAATTTCTTGGAACCAGGGAGCCGGCGGAACTCAAGGTATGCACATTTCTCAACAAACCGGTTGCCCGCAAGGTGGATATCCGCCCGGATTTCTGGGCTTTTGAAGTCGGACAGGAATTCGTGGTCGGCTACGGACTCGACTATGCCCAGCATTACCGCCAGCTTCCTTTTATCGGCGTCATGACTGAAGGTTGA
- a CDS encoding Maf family protein gives MRKFSGEIILASSSSRRRELLRELGLKFRIMVPEIDEGSEEFYPGLTQKLASKKALAVASRVAPGNLVIAADTLVVQGRVIFGKPKDRDDARRMLLELSGKKHEVFTGLCLLVSGTAECLSAEERTVVSFRTLSAAEIEAYLDTGEPFDKAGAYGIQGIGRLLVERVEGCFFNVVGLPIGRLNDFFQELGLNLLEMQSEGIY, from the coding sequence GTGAGAAAATTTTCCGGAGAAATAATTCTGGCCTCCTCGTCGTCGAGGAGACGCGAACTGCTGCGCGAACTCGGGCTGAAATTCAGAATCATGGTGCCTGAGATCGACGAAGGGAGCGAGGAATTTTATCCAGGACTTACGCAGAAGCTGGCTTCAAAAAAAGCCCTGGCCGTTGCTTCCCGGGTTGCTCCGGGCAATCTGGTGATCGCGGCTGACACGCTGGTGGTGCAGGGCCGAGTCATTTTCGGAAAACCGAAGGATCGTGATGATGCCCGCAGGATGCTCCTGGAATTGAGCGGGAAGAAACACGAAGTATTTACCGGTCTCTGCCTCCTGGTTTCAGGCACTGCCGAATGTCTTTCTGCCGAAGAACGCACTGTGGTGAGCTTCAGAACCCTTTCGGCCGCTGAAATCGAAGCATACCTTGATACTGGGGAACCATTTGACAAGGCTGGAGCTTACGGCATCCAGGGAATCGGCCGTCTTCTCGTCGAGAGGGTCGAAGGTTGTTTTTTCAATGTGGTTGGATTGCCGATAGGAAGATTGAATGATTTTTTTCAGGAACTTGGTTTAAATCTTCTGGAAATGCAGTCTGAGGGTATTTATTAG
- a CDS encoding carboxypeptidase-like regulatory domain-containing protein, protein MTHLIDYLAVAVAITIILIFLLLATRMYRKRTCAKFYTNVRGRVVIKGKVDYSGVQITFGKLRNKDSVKVTPLLSKSGEIMRITTDKKGNFSFEGSPSGVHWIVAEAKGCKTVLKAVRLETSEENLIPDIVLK, encoded by the coding sequence ATGACCCATCTGATTGATTACCTGGCTGTGGCAGTGGCAATTACAATAATCCTGATTTTCCTGCTGCTTGCGACCAGAATGTACCGTAAGCGGACTTGCGCTAAATTCTACACCAATGTCCGCGGCCGTGTAGTGATCAAGGGCAAGGTCGATTACAGCGGAGTCCAGATCACATTCGGCAAGCTCAGGAACAAAGACAGCGTAAAGGTAACCCCGCTGCTTTCAAAATCAGGAGAAATCATGAGAATCACCACTGATAAAAAGGGAAACTTCAGTTTTGAAGGAAGTCCTTCGGGGGTACACTGGATTGTGGCAGAGGCAAAAGGGTGCAAAACCGTGCTCAAAGCGGTTCGACTTGAAACCAGCGAGGAAAATCTGATCCCTGACATTGTCCTGAAATGA